The genomic stretch CCGCGCACAGAAGATCCTCGGCGAATCATCGAGGATATCCTGCCGGGTTTGGCGGATGCTGGCGATGTCCATGTCGAACCGGACCGGTCCTCGGCCATCGCGCTGGCGCTGTCGCTGGCTCAGCCGGGTGATCTGGTGATGATCGCCGGCAAGGGTCATGAGTCCTACCAGATCGTTGGCGCAAGAGTGCTCCCTTTCGATGATCGCCAGATCGCCCGCGAGCGGCTGAGGGGGATGGGTTATGATCGGCGTTGATCTTTCCCGCCTGGCTGAGTGGATGCAGGGAAGAGTGGAAGGCGACGGAACAGCCCGCATCTCCGGCACAGCCGTTGTGGACAGCCGGAAGGTGGCGCCTGGGGATGTCTTTTTTGCCCTCCCCGGAGAAAAGGTCGACGGCCATGATTTTGTGCCGGCTGCTTTGGCGGCTGGCGCCGCCTGCGCCGTCGTCCGCCGCATCGACGATGGCTGGACGGCGGCCCTCCGGCCGGGGCAGGGGCTGATCGTCGTCAATGACGGTTTGCAGGCGCTGCAGGACTGCGCCCGCCACTACCGAACGCAACTGGCCATCCCTGTCATTGCCGTCACCGGATCGACAGGCAAGACATCGACGAAGGACCTGCTGGCGGCGGCCGTTGGCGCACAACGGGATGTGATGAAAAGCCCCGGCAATTTTAATAATGAAATCGGTCTTCCGCTGACCCTCTTGGGTGTTCAGGAACAGCACCAAGCGCTGATCGTGGAGATGGGGATGCGCGGCAAGGGGCAGATCGCCGCGCTCTGCCGCATCGCCCGCCCTGATGTGGGCCTTTTGACGAATATCGGCCCTGTTCACATGGAACTGCTCGGGAGCATGGAGGCCATCGCCCGCGCCAAAGGGGAATTGCTGCAGTCGCTTTCCGATAAGGGGAAGGCGGTCGTTAACGGCGAGGATCGGCAGGTTGTGGCCGAGACACTGTCCAGCCGCTGCCCTGTCGTCTATGCCGGGACATCGCCGGAGGCGTTGGCCCATGGGCTCATCGCAGGCGGCCTGAATCCAGCCGCGCCGGTGCAAGCGATCTGGGCGACGGAGGTGGAACCCCTCGGCGAACAGGGTTCACGTGTCGCCGGCGCTTTGGGCGTTTTTATCCCTGAACAGGCTGCCGGGTATGAGGAGTCGACCTTCGAGTTTTTGCTGCCCCTGCCGGGGCGGCATCAGGTGTCTAACGCCCTCTTGGCGCTGGCCGCCGCCAAGGCCGTCGGGGTAGACCCTGCGGTGGCAGCCGGCGGATTGGCACAGGCCCGTCTCTCTTCGCTGCGCTGGGAGACGCGCCGTTTTGATTGCGCAGTCACTTTGATCAACGACGCCTACAACGCCAACCCTGCGGCTATGTCAGCTGCCTTGACGACAGCCGCTGAATTGGCCGGACCGAGTCGCCTTGTCGCCGTCCTGGGGGACATGTATGAACTGGGACCCGAGGCAGCTGAATACCACCGGCAGGTGGGACGCCAAGCGGCCGAACTGGGCGTAGGCCTGCTGGTTTCGGTGGGAACCCTCGGTGCCTGCATCGCTGACGGCGCCATCGAAGCCGGTTTGACGCCGGAAAGGATCCGCCGCTTTGCTGACGCGGAAACAGCCGCTGCGGCGCTGCCGGGACAAGTAGAAAAAGACGATGTGATCCTGATCAAGGCGTCCCGAGGCATGCGTTTGGAGCGAGTGGCCCATGCCCTCGCAGATACACTGGCGAATCGGCGCCGCTGAGGAGAACGTGTGAACGATGCAGAAAATGGTATGGGCCTTTATTGTCGCCAGTGCGGTCGGCTTGTTGATCGGTCCCTGGCTGATCCCCTACCTTCGCCGGTTAAAGTTCGGTCAGAGCATACGCGAGGAAGGGCCGAAAGGACATCAGCGCAAGGCGGGAACACCCACCATGGGGGGGCTCCTCTTCCTGATCGCCGTCCCTATGGCCGTCCTTGTGACGGTCGGATTTACGCCCCAGTCGGGAGTCCTCTTGCTGGGTCTGCTCGGCTTTGGGCTCATCGGTTTTCTTGACGATTATATTAAAGTGGTAAAAAAGCGAAACCTCGGCTTGCGGGCCTGGCAGAAGTTCACTGGCCAACTGATCTTGTCTTTGATCTTGATCTACGGCGTCGTCTATGGGATCGACCGGGGAACATCCCTGTACCTACCGGGATTCGAAGTCTGGTGGGATGCCGGAGCGCTCTACTACCCGCTGGCATTGCTCTTGATTGTGGGAACGACAAACGCCGTCAACCTGGCAGACGGCCTCGACGGGTTGGCGGCCGGCATGACCTTCTGGGTGGCTCTCGC from Heliomicrobium modesticaldum Ice1 encodes the following:
- a CDS encoding UDP-N-acetylmuramoyl-tripeptide--D-alanyl-D-alanine ligase, with protein sequence MIGVDLSRLAEWMQGRVEGDGTARISGTAVVDSRKVAPGDVFFALPGEKVDGHDFVPAALAAGAACAVVRRIDDGWTAALRPGQGLIVVNDGLQALQDCARHYRTQLAIPVIAVTGSTGKTSTKDLLAAAVGAQRDVMKSPGNFNNEIGLPLTLLGVQEQHQALIVEMGMRGKGQIAALCRIARPDVGLLTNIGPVHMELLGSMEAIARAKGELLQSLSDKGKAVVNGEDRQVVAETLSSRCPVVYAGTSPEALAHGLIAGGLNPAAPVQAIWATEVEPLGEQGSRVAGALGVFIPEQAAGYEESTFEFLLPLPGRHQVSNALLALAAAKAVGVDPAVAAGGLAQARLSSLRWETRRFDCAVTLINDAYNANPAAMSAALTTAAELAGPSRLVAVLGDMYELGPEAAEYHRQVGRQAAELGVGLLVSVGTLGACIADGAIEAGLTPERIRRFADAETAAAALPGQVEKDDVILIKASRGMRLERVAHALADTLANRRR
- the mraY gene encoding phospho-N-acetylmuramoyl-pentapeptide-transferase, which gives rise to MQKMVWAFIVASAVGLLIGPWLIPYLRRLKFGQSIREEGPKGHQRKAGTPTMGGLLFLIAVPMAVLVTVGFTPQSGVLLLGLLGFGLIGFLDDYIKVVKKRNLGLRAWQKFTGQLILSLILIYGVVYGIDRGTSLYLPGFEVWWDAGALYYPLALLLIVGTTNAVNLADGLDGLAAGMTFWVALAFAAIASAGTSDVTAAFAAALAGGCIGFLFFNHHPARMFMGDTGSLALGGAVATLALLTRTELILPVLGAVFVAETLSVILQVASFKLTGKRIFRMSPLHHHFELGGWPETTVVYTFWAASLISAFLGVLLAMPIRF